The region GTATCCGACCGGGAAGGACAGTGACGTGTTCGGACGTCGCAAGAAGGGCAGTGCCGCCGAGGACGCGGCGGGCGAGGCCGAGCAGGTCGTCGACAGTGTCGACACTGAGGCGGACGAGGCGGAGCGGGAGCGCGTGAGGCTCGAGCCGGAGCCGCGGCCCGACGGACCCTGGGACGACTCGGAGGTGCGGGACCCCGCCGAGGGCCGCGTGGACCTGGGTGGTCTCTTCGTGCCCGGAGTCGACGGCATGGAGCTGCGGGTCGAGGTCGCGGGCGACGCGATCGTCGCGGCCACCGTCGTCCTCAAGGACAGCGCCATCCAGCTGCAGGCCTTCGCCGCCCCCAAGCGTGAGGGCATCTGGGGCGAGGTGCGCGAGGAGATCGCCACCGGCATCACCCAGCAGGGCGGTGTCATCGACGAGGTCGAGGGCCCGCTGGGCTGGGAGCTGCGGGCGCAGGTGCCGGTGCAGCTGCCGGACGGCACGGGTGGTTTCCAGGTCGTGCGGTTCGTCGGCGTGGACGGGCCCCGCTGGTTCCTGCGTGGAGTGATCTCCGGGCAGGGCGCCGTGCAGCCGCAGGCCGCGGGCCTGCTGGAGCAGATCTTCCGGGACACGGTCGTCGTACGTGGTGAGGGCCCGATGGCCCCGCGCGACCCGATCGTCCTGAAGCTGCCGAACGACGCGCAGATGGTGCCCGAGGGTGTCCAGCAGGAGGAGCAGAGCGGTTCCCGCTTCTCCGGAGGCATGGGACAACTGCAGCGCGGACCGGAGATCACCGAGGTCCGTTAGCCGCCGCTCGCCGGACGCTCCGCGGGCAGAACAACCGTACGGATTCAAAGGGTCGCACCCCTCGACGGGGTGCGGCCCTTCCTCGTGCGCGATCCCTTGACGAGCAGTTGGTCTGTACCTATGGTCTCGGCCCAGCGCCTATGTTCATGCAGGCGTTCATCGTTCACATACGAGAACGGATGGCCCCCCACCATGCGCCGTACCGCACTCCTCGCCACCGTCACCGCCCTCGTCGCGGGCGCCCTCGTCTGGCCCGCAGCCCGACAGGCCGACGCCGCTCCCGTCACCTTCGCGCACCCCGGAGTCACGGTCTCCAAGAGCCAGCTGGACTTCATCCGCACCAAGGTCAACGCCGGGGCCCAGCCCTGGAAGGCCGCGTACGACCAGATGATGGCGAGCAAGTACGCCGACCTGAACCGCGTCCCGAAGCCCCGCGCGACCGTGGAGTGCGGCTCCTACTCCAACCCCAACTACGGCTGCACGGACGAGCGCGAGGACGCGATAGCCGCGTACACCGACGCCCTCGCCTGGTACATCACCCGCGACGACCGGTACGCGAAGAAGTCGATCGCCCTGATGGACGCCTGGTCGGCCGTGATCAAGGAGCACACCAACAGCAACGCGCCCCTGCAGACCGGCTGGGCCGGCTCCTCCTGGCCCAAGGCCGCCGAGCTCATCAAGTACACCTACACCGGCACCTGGGCCAACTCCGGCCGCTTCGCGACCATGCTGCGCACCGTCTACCTCCCCGAGGTCATCAACGGCTCCAACTCCAACGGGAACTGGGAACTGTCGATGATGGAGGCCGCCGTCGGCATCTCCGTCTTCCTCGAGGACCGGACGTCGTACGACAAGGCCATCGCGAAGTTCCGGACCCGTACGGCCGCGTACATCTACCTCTCCTCCGACGGCGCGCTGCCCAAGACAGTGCCGAGCCAGAACCTCGACACCACCGCGAAGATCGTCAACTACTGGCAGGGGCAGTCCACCTTCGTCACCGGGCTCACTCAGGAGACCTGCCGCGACTTCACGCACACCGGGTACGGCATCTCGGCCATCTCGCACATCGCCGAGACCAGCCGGATCCAGGGCGAGGACCTGTACGGCACCGACGTCGGCGAGCGGCTGCGGCAGGCGCTCGGATTCCAGTCGAAGTACCAGCTGGGCGAGGCGGTGCCGAGCTGGCTGTGCGGTGGTTCCCTCACCCTCGGGCTGGGTCCGGTGACCGAGACCGGCTACAACGCCCTGCACAACCGCCTGGGCATCGCCATGACCAACACCCAGAAGCTGACCGAGCAGAACCGGCCGTCCGGCAGCAACAACCTCTTCGTCGCCTGGGAGACTCTCACCGACGGGGACAACCCCAACTGACACCCTCTCCGGCCGGGCGCCCCGGTGCCGTCACCGGGGCGCCCGAACGGCGGGGGAGGCAATCGCCCGGCGGACCGGGGAGGGACATGAGCCAGGTCGAGGTCGCCACGAAGACCATGGTGCGCGTCGAGAACGTGCATCGCTGGTACGGCGGTGGAGCCGCCGTCGTACCAGTCCTGCGCGGAGTCTCCTTCGACGTGCCACGCGGCGAACTCGTCGCCCTCACCGGCCGCCCCGGGTCCGGCAGGACCACACTCCTCAACCTGGTCGGCGGGCTCGACGAACCGGACGCGGGGCGGATCACCGTCGACGGGCTCGCACTGGAGGGGCTCGGCGAGGACGGCCTGCTGGAGCTCCGCCGGGACCGGATCGGCTTCGTCTTCCAGCCCCTCGGGCTCATCCCGCTGCTCACCGTCGCCGAGAACGTCGGTGTGCCGCTGCGGCTGCGCGGGATCGCGGAGCACGTGCGCGAGGAGCGGATCGCGCGGCTGCTCTCCCTCGTCGGGCTCACCGACGACGCGGCGCGCCGGCCCGGGGAGCTGACGGGCGGGCAGCAACAGCGCGTGGCGATCGCGCGCGCCCTCGCGGGCGACCCCGTGCTCCTCGTCGCCGACGACTTCGCGGCCGGACTCGACGCGGGGACCGGCCGTGCCCTGATGGAGCTGCTGCACACGCTCGTCCGCGGCGAACAGGTGACGGCCCTGGTCGCCCCCTCCAGGGCGATCCCGCTCGACCCGGCCGATCGGGTCCTGGAGCTGTGCGAGGGAGGGATCGTCGAGCACTGAGCCGTTGTCGGGCCGAGCAGGGCCCGGACCAGCACATCAGGGTTGTGTCGACCAGCGCATCCGGGTTGTGTCAACTGATGCATCAGAGTTGCGTCAAAGACGGCCGTCGACCGACTCACCGCCCCATTTGTCGAGATTGTTGGCCGTAAGGTCGACGCTGCGTATACAGCGGTGACAGGAAGACAATGGGGCCATGGGACGCGGCAAGCTTCGGATCTACCTCGGTGCGGCACCGGGCGTCGGCAAGACGTACGCGATGCTCTCCGAGGCGCACCGCCGGGTGGAGCGGGGCACCGACTGCGTCGTCGCCTTCGTGGAGCACCACAACCGGGCGCGCACCGAGGTGATGCTGCACGGCCTGGAGCAGATTCCGCGCAAGCAGCTCGACTACCGCGGCTCCGTCTTCACCGAGATGGACGTGGACGCCGTACTGCTGCGCGCCCCGGCCGTCGCCCTGGTGGACGAACTCGCGCACACCAATGTCCCCGGCTCCCGCAACGCCAAGCGCTGGCAGGACGTCGAGGAACTCCTCGCCGCCGGGATCGACGTCGTCTCGACCGTCAACATCCAGCACCTGGAGTCACTGGGCGACGTCGTGGAGTCCATCACGGGCGTACGGCAGCGCGAGACCGTCCCGGACGAGGTCGTACGGCGGGCGGACCAGATCGAGCTGGTCGACATGTCGCCGCAGGCGCTGCGGCGCCGTATGGCGCACGGCAACATCTACAAGTCCGACAAGGTCGACGCGGCCCTGTCCAACTACTTCCGGCCCGGCAATCTGACCGCGCTGCGCGAGCTCGCCCTGCTGTGGGTGGCCGACCGGGTCGACGAGTACCTGACCGAGTACCGCAGCGAGCACCGGGTCTCGAAGATCTGGGGTTCGCGGGAGCGGATCGTGGTGGGGCTGACCGGTGGTCCGGAGGGGCGCACACTGATCCGTCGGGCCGCCCGGCTCGCGGAGAAGGGCGCGGGCGGCGAGGTCATGGCCGTCTACATAGCCCGCAGCGACGGCCTGACCTCCGCCTCGCCCAAGGAACTGGCGGTCCAGCGCACGCTGGTGGAGGACCTGGGCGGCACCTTCCACCACGTCATCGGGGAAGACATACCGGTCGCGCTGCTCGACTTCGCGCGCGGGGTGAACGCCACCCAGATCGTGCTCGGCTCCTCGCGCCGCAAGACCTGGCAGTACGTCTTCGGGCCCGGCGTCGGCGCCACCGTCGCCCGGGAGTCGGGCCCCGACCTCGACGTCCACATCGTCACCCACGGCGAGGTCGCCAAGGGGCGCGGACTGCCGGTCGCCCGGGGCGCGCGGCTCGGCCGGTCCCGGATCATCTGGGGCTGGCTGGTCGGAGTCGGCGGCCCGGTGGTGCTGGCCGTCCTGCTGAACACCGTCGACCTCGGCCTCGCCAACGACATGCTGCTGTTCCTGACCGTGACGGTCGCGGCGGCGCTGCTCGGCGGGCTCTTGCCGGCCCTCGCCTCGGCGGCCTTCGGCTCGCTGCTGCTGAACTACTACTACACGCCGCCGCTGCACCGGCTGACGATCGCCGACCCGAAGAACATCGTCGCCATCGCGATCTTCGTCGGGGTCGCCGTCTCCGTGGCCTCCGTCGTGGACCTCGCCGCCCGGCGTACGCACCAGGCGGCCCGGCTGCGCGCCGAGTCGGAGATCCTCTCCTTCCTCGCGGGCAGCGTGCTGCGCGGCGAGACCAGCCTGGAAGCTCTGCTGGAACGGGTCCGGGAGACCTTCGGCATGGAGTCGGTCGCCCTGCTGGAGCGGGCCGGCGACGTCGACCCGTGGACGTGCGCGGGCAGCGTGGGCCCCCAGTCGCCGAAGCGGCCCGAGGACGCGGACGTGGACATGCCGGTCGGCGACCACATGGCGCTCGCGCTCTCCGGACGCGTCCTGCCCGCCTCCGACCGCCGGGTGCTCGCCGCCTTCGCCGCCCAGGCCGCGGTCGTCCTGGACCGCCAGCGCCTCCAGCACGAGGCCGACCAGGCCAAGGAGCTGGCCGAGGGCAACCGCATCCGCACCGCGCTGCTGGCCGCCGTGAGCCACGACCTGCGGACCCCGCTGGCCGCGATCAAGGCCGCCGTGTCCTCGCTGCGCTCCGACGACGTGGCCTGGTCGGAAGAGGACCAGGCGGAACTCCTGGAGGCGATCGAGGAGGGCGCCGACCGGCTCGACCACCTCGTGGGCAACCTGCTCGACATGTCCCGCCTGCAGACCGGCACGGTCACCCCGCTGATCCGCGAGATCGACCTCGACGAGGTGGTCCCGATGGCGCTGGGCGGCGTACCCGAGGGCAGTGCCGAGCTGGACATCCCCGAGACGCTGCCCATGGTCGCCGTCGACCCCGGTCTGCTGGAGCGCGCGGTCGCCAACCTCGTCGAGAACGCCGTCAAGTACAGCCCCACCGACGAACCGGTCCTGGTGTCCGCGAGCGCCATGGCGAACCGGGTGGAGGTACGGGTGGTGGACCGCGGCCCCGGCGTCCCGGACGAGGCCAAGGACCGCATATTCGCGCCCTTCCAGCGCTACGGCGACGCTCCCCGCGGCGCGGGCGTCGGCCTCGGCCTCGCGGTCGCCCGCGGGTTCGCCGAGGCGATGGGCGGCACACTGAACGCCGAGGACACGCCTGGCGGCGGACTCACCATGGTGCTCACGGTCCGGGCGGTGGACAGGCTGCCCGACCTGGCCACAGCAACAGCGGAAAGGCAGGCTTCATGACCAGGGTGCTCGTGGTCGACGACGAGCCGCAGATCGTACGTGCCCTCGTGATCAACCTGAAGGCACGGCACTACGAGGTCGACGCGGCCGCCGACGGCGCCGGCGCGCTCCAGCTCGCCGCCGCCCGCCATCCCGATGTCGTCGTTCTCGACCTCGGGCTGCCCGACATGGACGGCGTAGAGGTGATCAAGGGGCTGCGTGGCTGGACCCGGGTGCCGATCCTGGTGCTCTCGGCCCGGCACTCCTCGGACGAGAAGGTCGAGGCGCTCGACGCGGGCGCCGACGACTACGTCACCAAGCCCTTCGGCATGGACGAACTGCTGGCCCGGCTGCGCGCCGCCGTGCGCCGCGCGGAGCCGACCGGGGGCGGCGAGGACGACGTCGTCGTCGACACCGAGGACTTCACGGTCGACCTGGCCGCCAAGAAGGTCAACCGGGAGGGACGGGACGTACGGCTCACCCCCACGGAGTGGCATCTGCTGGAGGTGCTGGTGCGCAACACCGGCCGCCTGGTCAGCCAGAAGCAGCTGCTCCAGGAGGTGTGGGGACCGTCGTACGGCACCGAGACGAACTACCTGCGGGTCTACATGGCGCAGCTGCGCCGCAAGCTGGAGGTGGACCCCTCGCATCCTCGGCACTTCATCACGGAGCCGGGGATGGGATACCGGTTCGAGAAGTAGTCCCAGCGGGAAGGGGTACAGAGCGGGTAGGGATGCAGGAAGGGCACAGCTGCGCGAAAGAGCACTGGTGGGCGCACACGTTCATCCGACGTCAGTGCTCCCCGGTACGCTTTCGGTATGAGTGCTGTTCCTCGTTCCGAAAAGCCGGCGGGCCGGTTCCGGCGCATGATCGGCCGGCTTTCCTCGTCCCAGGAGGACCTGGAGTCCGAGGAGCTGCGCGAGGACTCCGAGACCGCGGGCTGTACGCGGATCGGTGACTGCCACGACCGACAGATCGTCACGGTTACTGGTACCTTGCGCACGGTCACTCTGCGCCCACGGGCCGGAGTCCCGGCCCTGGAGGCCGAACTGTTCGACGGTTCGGCCGCCCTGGACGTGGTCTGGCTCGGCAGACGCTCCATCGTGGGCATAGAACCGGGACGCAAGTTGATCGCCTCGGGCCGGATCTCGATGAGCCGGGGCCGTAGGGTGCTGTTCAATCCGAAGTACGAA is a window of Streptomyces sp. NBC_00271 DNA encoding:
- a CDS encoding alginate lyase family protein encodes the protein MRRTALLATVTALVAGALVWPAARQADAAPVTFAHPGVTVSKSQLDFIRTKVNAGAQPWKAAYDQMMASKYADLNRVPKPRATVECGSYSNPNYGCTDEREDAIAAYTDALAWYITRDDRYAKKSIALMDAWSAVIKEHTNSNAPLQTGWAGSSWPKAAELIKYTYTGTWANSGRFATMLRTVYLPEVINGSNSNGNWELSMMEAAVGISVFLEDRTSYDKAIAKFRTRTAAYIYLSSDGALPKTVPSQNLDTTAKIVNYWQGQSTFVTGLTQETCRDFTHTGYGISAISHIAETSRIQGEDLYGTDVGERLRQALGFQSKYQLGEAVPSWLCGGSLTLGLGPVTETGYNALHNRLGIAMTNTQKLTEQNRPSGSNNLFVAWETLTDGDNPN
- a CDS encoding DUF3710 domain-containing protein — its product is MFGRRKKGSAAEDAAGEAEQVVDSVDTEADEAERERVRLEPEPRPDGPWDDSEVRDPAEGRVDLGGLFVPGVDGMELRVEVAGDAIVAATVVLKDSAIQLQAFAAPKREGIWGEVREEIATGITQQGGVIDEVEGPLGWELRAQVPVQLPDGTGGFQVVRFVGVDGPRWFLRGVISGQGAVQPQAAGLLEQIFRDTVVVRGEGPMAPRDPIVLKLPNDAQMVPEGVQQEEQSGSRFSGGMGQLQRGPEITEVR
- a CDS encoding ABC transporter ATP-binding protein, which produces MSQVEVATKTMVRVENVHRWYGGGAAVVPVLRGVSFDVPRGELVALTGRPGSGRTTLLNLVGGLDEPDAGRITVDGLALEGLGEDGLLELRRDRIGFVFQPLGLIPLLTVAENVGVPLRLRGIAEHVREERIARLLSLVGLTDDAARRPGELTGGQQQRVAIARALAGDPVLLVADDFAAGLDAGTGRALMELLHTLVRGEQVTALVAPSRAIPLDPADRVLELCEGGIVEH
- a CDS encoding ATP-binding protein encodes the protein MGRGKLRIYLGAAPGVGKTYAMLSEAHRRVERGTDCVVAFVEHHNRARTEVMLHGLEQIPRKQLDYRGSVFTEMDVDAVLLRAPAVALVDELAHTNVPGSRNAKRWQDVEELLAAGIDVVSTVNIQHLESLGDVVESITGVRQRETVPDEVVRRADQIELVDMSPQALRRRMAHGNIYKSDKVDAALSNYFRPGNLTALRELALLWVADRVDEYLTEYRSEHRVSKIWGSRERIVVGLTGGPEGRTLIRRAARLAEKGAGGEVMAVYIARSDGLTSASPKELAVQRTLVEDLGGTFHHVIGEDIPVALLDFARGVNATQIVLGSSRRKTWQYVFGPGVGATVARESGPDLDVHIVTHGEVAKGRGLPVARGARLGRSRIIWGWLVGVGGPVVLAVLLNTVDLGLANDMLLFLTVTVAAALLGGLLPALASAAFGSLLLNYYYTPPLHRLTIADPKNIVAIAIFVGVAVSVASVVDLAARRTHQAARLRAESEILSFLAGSVLRGETSLEALLERVRETFGMESVALLERAGDVDPWTCAGSVGPQSPKRPEDADVDMPVGDHMALALSGRVLPASDRRVLAAFAAQAAVVLDRQRLQHEADQAKELAEGNRIRTALLAAVSHDLRTPLAAIKAAVSSLRSDDVAWSEEDQAELLEAIEEGADRLDHLVGNLLDMSRLQTGTVTPLIREIDLDEVVPMALGGVPEGSAELDIPETLPMVAVDPGLLERAVANLVENAVKYSPTDEPVLVSASAMANRVEVRVVDRGPGVPDEAKDRIFAPFQRYGDAPRGAGVGLGLAVARGFAEAMGGTLNAEDTPGGGLTMVLTVRAVDRLPDLATATAERQAS
- a CDS encoding response regulator; amino-acid sequence: MTRVLVVDDEPQIVRALVINLKARHYEVDAAADGAGALQLAAARHPDVVVLDLGLPDMDGVEVIKGLRGWTRVPILVLSARHSSDEKVEALDAGADDYVTKPFGMDELLARLRAAVRRAEPTGGGEDDVVVDTEDFTVDLAAKKVNREGRDVRLTPTEWHLLEVLVRNTGRLVSQKQLLQEVWGPSYGTETNYLRVYMAQLRRKLEVDPSHPRHFITEPGMGYRFEK
- a CDS encoding OB-fold nucleic acid binding domain-containing protein: MSAVPRSEKPAGRFRRMIGRLSSSQEDLESEELREDSETAGCTRIGDCHDRQIVTVTGTLRTVTLRPRAGVPALEAELFDGSAALDVVWLGRRSIVGIEPGRKLIASGRISMSRGRRVLFNPKYELRPLGRE